The following is a genomic window from Lysinibacillus sp. JNUCC-52.
GTTACGTCGCCTGGCGATCCTGTAGACTTAGGGTTTACAATCGGTGCTATTACCGATACGTCTATTAGCTGGGAAAAAGATGGAGTTGCATTCTTTGTAGCTTCTAGTAAATTAACTAGAGAAGAAATGATGGAAGTTGCCGCTTCCATGACGATAAGTAGTATGAAATAATATTTAAGCTACAGCTTTCTTTAGCGGAAAGCTGTAGCTTATTAGAAAAATGCACGTTTAATCACTACACTATTCTATCGATTAATACTATCTATAGAATAGTGTTATGTAATTTATAAAAAACGTACTGTTTTTTATAGGGAAAAAAAGGGAGATGGCAGCGCGTCGTCGAATTTAAGTAATTAGCTGTAAATTTTTAAGTAAGTGGAGCTAAGTATAATTCGAATTGTGGACGAGTATTACGCCTGAAATTTAACTTACATTTGCAGAAGTTCTCTACTTCGATAAGTGGAGGCTGAATGCACTGCATCAGTAGGAAGTTTTTCAATCCTTGCTGAATCAAGTTGAAGAACCCCGAAAGAAGTCATTAATATTGTAATCTGGATGTAATGAAGCCAAGGCATAATTGAATTGTTATATGGTAGTTTTTTCAATACATAACGGTTTAATAAATAAAAAAGAGGGTATTCTAATGGAGACACAGCAGCAATTTAGACCAACGAAAGCAATTGTAGACTTAAAAGCAATTCAGCAAAATATAAAAAAATTAAAAGAACTACTTCAACCAAATGTACAAATAATCGCAGTCGTAAAAGCCAATGCATACGGACATGGGGATATAGCAGTAGCTCAAGCTGCTTTGGAAGCTGGCGCAACGATGCTTGCAGTGGCTACACCAGACGAAGCATTACATATTCGAGCACATTTCGAAGAACCAGACATACTAATATTAGGAGCCTCGCCAGTAGCGTTTGCACCCTATGCAGCGCAACAGCGTATTACACAGACTGTATTTTCTAGTGAATGGATACAGCAAGCTTCAACGCTGCTAGCTGGTGAGGCAAATCCTTTACAACTACATATAAAGGTTGATAGCGGGATGGGGCGAATTGGGGTTCGCACAGAGCAAGAATTGCTAGAGGTATACGATACAATCCAGTCGACATACAATGTAGAATTGGATGGCATATTTACTCATTTTGCCACTGCCGATGAGGAAGAAACAGCTTATTTCGATAGTCAGGTACAATTATTTGAAAAGCTTATCTCTACATTACCTAAAAAACCTAGACTAGTACATGCATCGAATACAGCTGCGGCATTAGTGAAAGATCATCATTTACACTATGACGCTGTCCGTTATGGCATCTCTATGTATGGGTTAGCACCATCTTCTTACGTTGAAGGAATTTTACCATTCCAATTAAATCCTGCATTTTCACTTGAGAGTGAACTTGTGCATGTTAAGCAATTAAAAGCTGGTGATTCAGTAGGTTACGGAGCTTCGTTTATTGCCCAGACTGATATGTGGATTGGAACGATTCCAGTAGGCTATGCAGACGGTGTTATTCGTAAGTTAGCTGGACAAGAGGTACTTATAGACGGACAAAGAATGTCGATAGTCGGACGAATTTGTATGGACCAATGTATGGTTGCTCTACCAAAAGCATATGCTATAGGTAAGAAAGTAACGCTCATTGGTCGTCAAGGGCAGGAAGTTATTTCAATGGATGAATGGGCAGCGAAGCTCGAAACTATTAATTATGAAGTACCATGCATTATTACAGCCAGAGTTCCTCGAGTATACATTTAACTTGTTTTACAAAAGTTACTTTTAGAAGTATTAGTTAAATGAGTAGGTTGCAGTGTGGCTGAATCATCTTAATAGTTCCAGTGCTGGTGGAATTTTAACGACAGTTTTCAAGCAATCCATAAAAAGCCTGGACAATTATGCAGTAAAGCGTAATTGATAGTAGTTATAGCAGTCATCAAAAAAATAATTTCCTTTATACTTCGCAGTTATAGAATATTTGTCGAAATTACTAATTGTATGGGGAACTTAATCCTGTTCGGTTATAACGTAGGCATATAGAGGATTTAAGCAATAGGCACCGATGTCCTTTAGACATTTGGAAGCAGTATATACCATCGACAACCAACGAAATTTTACAATTTGTTCTTCAAATTGTCAGATATTTTGTCATTTCATGTCTTTTCAACAATATCTTTCAATGGTAGAATGAGTAGTAATGAAAAAGTGTATGGTTCCGTTGGAGGTGCTTGCTGTGTACGAGAAAAAGTTAAGAGAAGCTACAATTGCTGTTCAAGATAGACTGTTTCTACAAACAAAGGAAGTAATTGAAGGTGAATCTTTTGTGCGTTTTTTGTCGCGCAAAAATTTAATGCAGGAGCAACCAAATCAAATACGGGAAGCTATGATGAAAGGATATGTTGAAATGTCTCATATTAATCTGATGATTGCAAGTGAATGCTTGCACGCGGAATATGAAGCACAACATACGGTGGAGCGTCTCGTTAGCGGGGGATGACACTTTGAATGTAAAACGTGGTGACGTTTTTTTTGCAGATTTATCGCCGGTAGTTGGGTCCGAACAGGGTGGCACTAGGCCGGTATTGATTATTCAAAATGATATTGGAAATCGATTTAGTCCAACTGTCATCATCGCAGCAATTACTGCACAGATTCAAAAGGCAAAGTTACCGACACATGTTGAAATAAATGCTGAGAAGTATGGATTTGAACGTGACTCGGTCATTTTGCTTGAGCAAGTACGTACAATCGATAAGTCTAGATTGACTGATCGTATTACACAGCTCGATCATGCAGTGATGGAAAAAGTGGATGGAGCGTTGATGATTAGTTTAGGGCTAGTTAAATTTTGATATACATATGTGTATAGAAACATCAGGGATTTTACATCCTGGTGTTTTTTTATTTATTTGCGTTATCATAAAGTTAGTTTACTATTTAATAGTATTAATAGAATGAAAAAAATTGCAAGTCATATTGATTAATAAGTTTGTAGAAGATTGTTGAGGCTTTTCTATTACCTCAAAAAAAAATTACAGTTATGATATTAAATATAATTATTTATGTTTAACATCCGATAAATGTGGGAATAGAAAAAAAGTCGAATAAATATGGTGGAATAAATTTGGTGGAGGTGTGCTGTATGGACATGGTGGTACATTTTAAAAAAGAGGGTACGAAATTATATGGGTTTGTTGAAGGTGAGATTGATACGTATACAGCCTCAGGTCTTCGTGAGGAGCTAGAGGCAGTTAAGGTTACAAAAGGGATGGAAATTAAATTAGATTTATCGAAAGTAAATTATATGGATAGTACAGGACTAGGGATTTTTGTAGCTTTCTACAAAAGAGCTTTGCGTGAAGAAGGTAAAGTGAAAATTGTTGGACTATCTAAACGATTACAAAGATTATTTGAAATTACTGGCTTAAGTGAACTGATGGATATTGAAACTGATAAAAAGGTGGAATTAAGCAATGAAGGAATTTGATTATATTGAAATAAGGGTTCCTGCAAAACCTCAGTTTGTCAGTGTCATTCGTTTAACTGTTTCTGGATTAGCGAATCGTATAGGTTTTAGCTACGATGAAATTGAGGATTTAAAGATTGCTGTTAGTGAAGCGGTAACGAATGTTGTGCACCATGCTTATAAAGATGCTGAGGAAGGCGAAATTGTAATAGGTTGTGCCCTTTATGAAAACAAGTTGGAAATGATGATTGCGGATTATGGAAACAGCTTTAATTTTGAAGAGGTTAAAACGAAAATAGGGCCTTATCATCCTGAAGATAGTATTGCAGGGCTTAGAGAGGGCGGTTTAGGACTTTATTTAATGGAAACTTTGATGGATGAGGTGATGATTAATAACGATGGTGGCGTAACTGTTTTCATGACAAAGTACGTCGCTAGGGAGCAGGTGGAAAAAAATGTCGAAAGAATCACTACATAAATCTTCTTCAAAGGAAGATGTATTAAAGTGGATAGCACAGTACCAAACAACTGAGGATGAAGAAGCACAAACCAATTTGGTTATTCATTATCGAAATTTAGTTGAATCCATCGCACGCAAATATTCGTATGGTAAATCTTATTATGATGATATTGTGCAAGTAGGAATGTTGGGGTTACTAGGTGCAATTAGACGTTTTGATGCAAGTTTTGGCCGCAGTTTTGAGGCATTTGCAGTACCAACTATTGTTGGAGAGATTAAGCGATTTTTACGAGATAAAACATGGGACGTACATGTGCCAAGACGAATTAAAGAGATAGGGCCACGTATTAAATCGACTGTAGAATCGTTAACAATAGAATTCCAACGCTCACCTTCTATTCAAGAAATTGCTGAGCGTTTAGAGGTACCAGAAGAAGAAGTTTTAGAAGCGATGGAGATGAGTCGCAGTTATCAAGCACTTTCAATGGATCATTCAATAGAATCAGATAATGACGGAAGTACTGTCACTCTAGCTGATATTATGGGTAAAGAAGATATGGGTTATGAAATGACCAATAGAAGGATGATTGTTGCTGATGCTATGGAAGTTTTAAATGAACGAGAAAAGCAAGTTATCCAGCTTACTTATCTAGAACAGCTTAGCCAAAAAGAAGCGGGAGAACAATTGGGCATTTCTCAAATGCATGTATCAAGAATACAACGAAAAGCAATTAAAAAATTACAAGAAGTCGTTCTTGCAAGTGGTAGTGTACCGCTGTGAGGATGACATGAAGGTGTTTATTACTAGCGGATTACTCCATCCGATAGCAATAAGCACCTTATATTTTTGTCTGCTTTTTCCATTAGATAGACTATCCTTGGTTTTTTATTGAAGTGTAGTGGTAAAATGAAAAGAAAAAAGGTAGTGATAATGTGGAACAAAAACAAATGTTACAGCTTATTGCAAAGGATGTAGCTATCAGACCAAATCAAGCAGAGGCAGTGATAAAATTATTAGATGAGGGCAACACCGTTCCGTTTATCGCGCGTTATCGAAAAGAGGCTACGGGTTCTTTGGACGAGGTGCAAATTAAAGCTGTAGAAGATCGTTACCATTACATACAGCAACTTGAACAACGTAAAGAAGAGGTTCTTCGTTTAATTCAAGAACAGGATAAGCTAACTCCTGAGCTTGAAAATGCTATCCAAATTGCGACTGTTCTACAGCGTGTTGAAGATTTATATCGTCCATATAAGCAAAAACGACGTACGAAGGCGACAATTGCAAAGGAAAAAGGATTAGAACCTCTAGCCGACCTTTTGCTAGAGTATCGTAATGGAGCATTAGACCAGTTAGCTCAAGACTTTGTAGACAATGAAAATGTTGCAACGGTAGAAGATGCATTAGCTGGGGCGCGTGATATTTTGGCGGAGCGCTTTGCTGATGATGCTGGGATAAGACAAAAAATTCGTGCCTTTTCTTGGAAAGATGGCGTGCTTGCAACAACATTAAAAAATGCGGAATTAGATGAAAAAAAGGTTTTTGAAATGTATTACGAGTATGAAGAACCTGTTAACCGTATTGTTCCTCACCGTATTTTAGCAGTGAATCGTGGGGAGAAAGAAGAGGTTATAAAGGTTGCGATACAAGTACCGATAGATCGCGTATTAATGATTATGTGGAAAGAATGGATACCTGCTACAGGTTCATCTCCTGCTATTGCGGAGGTGAAGCTTGCAATTGAGGATTCTTACAAACGTTTAATTCAGCCATCTATAGAAAGAGAGTTACGCAATGAATTAACAGAAAAGGCGGAGGCGCAAGCTATTCATATTTTCTCAGAAAATCTACGTAACCTTTTACTACAGCCGCCACTAAAGGGCAAATATGTATTAGGCGTGGACCCAGCTTATCGAACTGGTTGTAAATTAGCCGTTGTTGATGAAACAGGAAAAATGCTAGAAGTTACAGCGATTTACCCTCACCCACCAAAACCAGATGTGGCAAAATCAAAAGCTGTGGTGAAAGAAATTTTAGCGAAGTATCCTATTACGATTATTGCGATTGGTAACGGTACAGCCTCACGTGAAACGGAGCAGTTTATTGCTGATGTATTGAGTGAATTAAAAACAGATGTGGCTTATGTGATTGTTAACGAAGCTGGTGCATCCGTTTATTCAGCGTCAGAGATTGCACGTTCTGAATTTCCTGATTTACAAGTTGAGCAGCGTAGCGCCGTTTCGATTGCACGCCGTTTACAAGATCCGTTGTCAGAATTAGTGAAAATTGAGCCAAAAGCAGTAGGTGTTGGACAATATCAACATGATGTTTCTCAAAAGAAATTATCGGAGTCGTTATCATTTATAGTAGAAACAGCGGTCAATCAAGTCGGTGTTGATGTAAATACAGCGTCAGCTTCATTAATGCAATATGTTTCGGGCCTATCGAAAACGGTTGCTGAAAATATTGTGAAAGTACGAGAAGAAAATGGGCAATTTACAACGCGCTCACAGCTTAAGAAAATCCCGCGACTTGGTGCAAAAACGTATGAACAAGCAATAGGATTTTTACGTGTGCCTGAAGCGAAAAACCCATTTGATGCTACAGGTATTCACCCAGAGAGCTACAATATTGCTGAGCAAATTTTAGAAGTAGCTAATATAAATAAGAAAGAATTAGGAACACAAAAGGCAGAGGAAGCCATTGCATCCCTTAATGTTCAAGAATTAAGTAATGCATTAGGAATGGGCGTTGTTACTATTCAGGATATCGTGGATACATTAAAGAAGCCAAGTCGAGATCCTCGCGATGCCTTTCCACAACCACTACTTAAAACAGATGTATTAAAAATGGAAGATTTACAGGTAGGAATGGAATTACAAGGCACTGTACGTAATGTAGTCGATTTCGGTGCATTTGTTGATATAGGTGTTAAGCAAGATGGGCTTGTGCATATTTCGAAGTTGCAAAAGAAGCGCATTAAGCATCCATTAGAAGTTGTGGCGCTAGGTGATATTGTCACAGTTTGGGTGGAACAGATTGAGGTAAATAAAGGACGTATTTCGTTAACAATGTTACCTCCAGAAAAACAAACAATTGAAAAGTAGTAATAATTTACTGCCACACTGTCTATACTGCGCAGTGTGGTATTCTTATTGTTAGAGGTGATGGTATTGAACAATGAGGAACTGCAACAGCTTGTAATGCGAATTTCATTAGAACATTTTCATAAACCATTTATGCATCGGGCATACTTTAATACAAGACTGCGTACAACAGGTGGTCGCTATCTTTTACAATCACATCATATTGAAATAAATCCAACAGCATATGAAATGTATGGTGTCAGTGAGGTAGAAGGGATAATACTTCATGAATTATGTCATTACCATTTGCACATAGAGGGGAAAGGCTACCAACACAGAGATAAGGATTTTAGAGATTTATTAAAAAAAGTGAATGCTCCTCGATTTTGTTCAGCGTTACAGAAGCCTACAGCTCGGAGTGCAAAACAACGTTCTCAATATAAATATGCATGTATAAAATGCCATCAATTATATGTAAGAAAAATACGATTGAATGTAAAGAGATACTGTTGTGGCAAGTGTTCAGGGCAATTAAAGTTAGTTGAACAAAAAAAGTTTTAAAAAAAGATTGACGTTTACTGAGCTTATCCTTATAATAGTAAAAGTCGACAAGATAAAGACGACAAAACAATATGATTATTCCGAAGTAGCTCAGTTGGTAGTAGCACCTGACTGTTAATCAGGTTGTCGCAGGTTCGAGTCCTGCCTTCGGAGCCATGGCCCCTTGGTCAAGCGGTTAAGACACCGCCCTTTCACGGCGGTAACACGGGTTCGAATCCCGTAGGGGTCATTTTCATAAATATAAATAATTGTAACAATGGTCCCGTGGTGTAGCGGTTAACATGCCTGCCTGTCACGCAGGAGATCGCCGGTTCGATCCCGGTCGGGACCGCCACTTATTGGGGTATAGCCAAGCGGTAAGGCAACGGATTTTGATTCCGTCATGCCTAGGTTCGAATCCTAGTACCCCAGCCATTCATTTCTTATATATGAGCCATTAGCTCAGTTGGTAGAGCATCTGACTTTTAATCAGAGGGTCGAAGGTTCGAGTCCTTCATGGCTCATCTTTTTTAAGAAAAAAGGTTGATTTTTCTAGTTATCATAGTATAATAAGAAAGTTCCTATTTTGAATGCGGTCGTGGCGGAACGGCAGACGCGCTAGGTTGAGGGCCTAGTGGGGGCAACCCCGTGGAGGTTCAAGTCCTCTCGGCCGCACCAAGTCAAGTTAGTCCAGTTATTTTACACTTGCGCCCGTAGCTCAATTGGATAGAGCGTCTGACTACGGATCAGAAGGTTGTGGGTTCGACTCCTGCCGGGCGCGCCATAATAACATTTTAATATTTGCGGGTGTAGTTTAATGGTAAAACCTCAGCCTTCCAAGCTGATGTCGTGAGTTCGATTCTCATCACCCGCTCCAAAAAAACATTTCAAAAAATGTTGACATCATAAACGATTGATGATAAGATGTAAAAGTTGCTAAAAACAAACGGCGACATATGAACCTTGAAAACTGAACAAGCAAAACGTAATCAATATAGTTTTTAGTAGCTAACTTCGTTAGCGAACAAAACAAAATTTTGGACATCAAAATTGATGCCAGCAAAACAATTTGAGCTAATCAAATTTCTTTTATGGAGAGTTTGATCCTGGCTCAGGACGAACGCTGGCGGCGTGCCTAATACATGCAAGTCGAGCGGACAGATAAGGAGCTTGCTCCTTTGACGTTAGCGGCGGACGGGTGAGTAACACGTGGGCAACCTACCCTATAGTTTGGGATAACTCCGGGAAACCGGGGCTAATACCGAATAATCTTTTGTCTCTCATGAGACAATTCCGAAAGACGGTTTCGGCTGTCGCTATAGGATGGGCCCGCGGCGCATTAGCTAGTTGGTGAGGTAACGGCTCACCAAGGCAACGATGCGTAGCCGACCTGAGAGGGTGATCGGCCACACTGGGACTGAGACACGGCCCAGACTCCTACGGGAGGCAGCAGTAGGGAATCTTCCACAATGGGCGAAAGCCTGATGGAGCAACGCCGCGTGAGTGAAGAAGGATTTCGGTTCGTAAAACTCTGTTGTAAGGGAAGAACAAGTACAGTAGTAACTGGCTGTACCTTGACGGTACCTTATTAGAAAGCCACGGCTAACTACGTGCCAGCAGCCGCGGTAATACGTAGGTGGCAAGCGTTGTCCGGAATTATTGGGCGTAAAGCGCGCGCAGGTGGTTTCTTAAGTCTGATGTGAAAGCCCACGGCTCAACCGTGGAGGGTCATTGGAAACTGGGAGACTTGAGTGCAGAAGAGGATAGTGGAATTCCAAGTGTAGCGGTGAAATGCGTAGAGATTTGGAGGAACACCAGTGGCGAAGGCGACTATCTGGTCTGTAACTGACACTGAGGCGCGAAAGCGTGGGGAGCAAACAGGATTAGATACCCTGGTAGTCCACGCCGTAAACGATGAGTGCTAAGTGTTAGGGGGTTTCCGCCCCTTAGTGCTGCAGCTAACGCATTAAGCACTCCGCCTGGGGAGTACGGTCGCAAGACTGAAACTCAAAGGAATTGACGGGGGCCCGCACAAGCGGTGGAGCATGTGGTTTAATTCGAAGCAACGCGAAGAACCTTACCAGGTCTTGACATCCCGTTGACCACTGTAGAGATATAGTTTTCCCTTCGGGGACAACGGTGACAGGTGGTGCATGGTTGTCGTCAGCTCGTGTCGTGAGATGTTGGGTTAAGTCCCGCAACGAGCGCAACCCTTGATCTTAGTTGCCATCATTTAGTTGGGCACTCTAAGGTGACTGCCGGTGACAAACCGGAGGAAGGTGGGGATGACGTCAAATCATCATGCCCCTTATGACCTGGGCTACACACGTGCTACAATGGACGATACAAACGGTTGCCAACTCGCGAGAGGGAGCTAATCCGATAAAGTCGTTCTCAGTTCGGATTGTAGGCTGCAACTCGCCTACATGAAGCCGGAATCGCTAGTAATCGCGGATCAGCATGCCGCGGTGAATACGTTCCCGGGCCTTGTACACACCGCCCGTCACACCACGAGAGTTTGTAACACCCGAAGTCGGTGAGGTAACCTTTTGGAGCCAGCCGCCGAAGGTGGGATAGATGATTGGGGTGAAGTCGTAACAAGGTAGCCGTATCGGAAGGTGCGGCTGGATCACCTCCTTTCTAAGGATATTTTCGGAATACAAACCTTGGGTTTGTAAGATTACGTTTTGCGTTCAGTTTTGAAGGTTCATCATTAGATGAAATACTTCAATATACTTGCTCCTGTCGCTACGCTTTCGTCGCAAAGCTGCGAAGAAGTAGAAACAGGTAGTAGCTTTGTTCTTTGAAAACTGGATAAAACGACATTGAAATTGTAACAAACACATTTATTTTTTAAATTAAGTTTTTTAGGCTTAATAACTAGGTTAAGTTATTAAGGGCGCACGGCGAATGCCTTGGCACTAGGAGCCGAAGAAGGACGGCACTAACACCGATATGCTTCGGGGAGCTGTAAGTGAGCTTTGATCCGGAGATTTCCGAATGGGGGAACCCACTACGTTTAATCGCGTAGTATCTTGACGTGAATACATAGCGTCTTGAAGGCAGACCCAGGGAACTGAAACATCTAAGTACCTGGAGGAAGAGAAAGAAAAATCGATTCCCTGAGTAGCGGCGAGCGAAACGGGAAGAGCCCAAACCAAGAGGCTTGCCTCTTGGGGTTGTAGGACACTCTATACGGAGTTACAAAGGAATGAGTTAGATGAAGCGACTTGGAAAGGTCCGCCAGAGCAGGTAAAAGCCCTGTAGTCGAAAGTTTATTCCCTCCAGAGTGGATCCTGAGTACGGCGGAACACGTGAAATTCCGTCGGAATCCGGGAGGACCATCTCCCAAGGCTAAATACTACCTAGTGACCGATAGTGAACCAGTACCGTGAGGGAAAGGTGAAAAGCACCCCGGAAGGGGAGTGAAAGAGATCCTGAAACCGTGTGCCTACAAGTAGTTAGAGCCCGTTAATGGGTGATAGCGTGCCTTTTGTAGAATGAACCGGCGAGTTACGATTACGTGCGAGGTTAAGCTTTAGAAGGCGGAGCCGCAGCGAAAGCGAGTCTGAATAGGGCGAATTAGTACGTGGTCGTAGACCCGAAACCAGGTGATCTACCCATGTCCAGGGTGAAGGTGAGGTAACACTTACTGGAGGCCCGAACCCACGCACGTTGAAAAGTGCGGGGATGAGGTGTGGGTAGCGGAGAAATTCCAATCGAACTTGGAGATAGCTGGTTCTCTCCGAAATAGCTTTAGGGCTAGCCTCGTGATGAGAATACTGGAGGTAGAGCACTGTTTGGACTAGGGGGCCATCCCGGTTTACCGAATTCAGACAAACTCCGAATGCCAGATATTTATACACGGGAGTCAGACTGCGAGTGATAAGATCCGTAGTCAAAAGGGAAACAGCCCAGACCACCAGCTAAGGTCCCAAAGTAATCGTTAAGTGGAAAAGGATGTGGCGTTGCACAGACAACCAGGATGTTGGCTTAGAAGCAGCCATCATTTAAAGAGTGCGTAATAGCTCACTGGTCGAGTGACGCTGCGCCGAAAATGTATCGGGGCTAAACGATTCACCGAAGCTGTGGATTGACATCTACGATGTCAGTGGTAGGAGAGCGTTCTAAGTGCGTTGAAGTCAGACCGGAAGGACTGGTGGAGCGCTTAGAAGTGAGAATGCCGGTATGAGTAGCGAAAGACGGGTGAGAATCCCGTCCACCGTATGACTAAGGTTTCCTGAGGAAGGCTCGTCCGCTCAGGGTTAGTCGGGACCTAAGCCGAGGCCGATAGGCGTAGGCGATGGACAACAGGTTGATATTCCTGTACCACCTCCTCACCGTTTGAGAAATGGGGGGACGCAGTAGGATAGGGTAAGCGCGCCGTTGGTTGTGCGCGTCCAAGCAGTAAGGCGTGTGTGTAGGCAAATCCGCACACTGTAACGTTGAGCTGTGATGGCGAGTCCGTATGGACGAAGTTCCTGATTTCACACTGCCAAGAAAAGCCTCTATCGAGGTGAGAGGTGCCCGTACCGCAAACCGACACAGGTAGTCGAGGAGAGAATCCTAAGGTGTGCGAGAGAACTCTCGTTAAGGAACTCGGCAAAATGACCCCGTAACTTCGGGAGAAGGGGTGCTCTTGAGCGTGCAAGCGCACGAGAGCCGCAGTGAATAGGCCCAGGCGACTGTTTAGCAAAAACACAGGTCTCTGCAAAACCGTAAGGTGACGTATAGGGGCTGACGCCTGCCCGGTGCTGGAAGGTTAAGAGGAGTGGTTAGCGCAAGCGAAGCTGCGAATTGAAGCCCCAGTAAACGGCGGCCGTAACTATAACGGTCCTAAGGTAGCGAAATTCCTTGTCGGGTAAGTTCCGACCCGCACGAAAGGCGTAACGATCTGGGCACTGTCTCAA
Proteins encoded in this region:
- the alr gene encoding alanine racemase yields the protein METQQQFRPTKAIVDLKAIQQNIKKLKELLQPNVQIIAVVKANAYGHGDIAVAQAALEAGATMLAVATPDEALHIRAHFEEPDILILGASPVAFAPYAAQQRITQTVFSSEWIQQASTLLAGEANPLQLHIKVDSGMGRIGVRTEQELLEVYDTIQSTYNVELDGIFTHFATADEEETAYFDSQVQLFEKLISTLPKKPRLVHASNTAAALVKDHHLHYDAVRYGISMYGLAPSSYVEGILPFQLNPAFSLESELVHVKQLKAGDSVGYGASFIAQTDMWIGTIPVGYADGVIRKLAGQEVLIDGQRMSIVGRICMDQCMVALPKAYAIGKKVTLIGRQGQEVISMDEWAAKLETINYEVPCIITARVPRVYI
- a CDS encoding type II toxin-antitoxin system PemK/MazF family toxin; this encodes MNVKRGDVFFADLSPVVGSEQGGTRPVLIIQNDIGNRFSPTVIIAAITAQIQKAKLPTHVEINAEKYGFERDSVILLEQVRTIDKSRLTDRITQLDHAVMEKVDGALMISLGLVKF
- a CDS encoding STAS domain-containing protein (This anti-anti-sigma factor, or anti-sigma factor antagonist, belongs to a family that includes characterized members SpoIIAA, RsbV, RsfA, and RsfB.), with protein sequence MDMVVHFKKEGTKLYGFVEGEIDTYTASGLREELEAVKVTKGMEIKLDLSKVNYMDSTGLGIFVAFYKRALREEGKVKIVGLSKRLQRLFEITGLSELMDIETDKKVELSNEGI
- the rsbW gene encoding anti-sigma B factor RsbW, producing MKEFDYIEIRVPAKPQFVSVIRLTVSGLANRIGFSYDEIEDLKIAVSEAVTNVVHHAYKDAEEGEIVIGCALYENKLEMMIADYGNSFNFEEVKTKIGPYHPEDSIAGLREGGLGLYLMETLMDEVMINNDGGVTVFMTKYVAREQVEKNVERITT
- the sigB gene encoding RNA polymerase sigma factor SigB, translated to MSKESLHKSSSKEDVLKWIAQYQTTEDEEAQTNLVIHYRNLVESIARKYSYGKSYYDDIVQVGMLGLLGAIRRFDASFGRSFEAFAVPTIVGEIKRFLRDKTWDVHVPRRIKEIGPRIKSTVESLTIEFQRSPSIQEIAERLEVPEEEVLEAMEMSRSYQALSMDHSIESDNDGSTVTLADIMGKEDMGYEMTNRRMIVADAMEVLNEREKQVIQLTYLEQLSQKEAGEQLGISQMHVSRIQRKAIKKLQEVVLASGSVPL
- a CDS encoding Tex family protein, producing the protein MEQKQMLQLIAKDVAIRPNQAEAVIKLLDEGNTVPFIARYRKEATGSLDEVQIKAVEDRYHYIQQLEQRKEEVLRLIQEQDKLTPELENAIQIATVLQRVEDLYRPYKQKRRTKATIAKEKGLEPLADLLLEYRNGALDQLAQDFVDNENVATVEDALAGARDILAERFADDAGIRQKIRAFSWKDGVLATTLKNAELDEKKVFEMYYEYEEPVNRIVPHRILAVNRGEKEEVIKVAIQVPIDRVLMIMWKEWIPATGSSPAIAEVKLAIEDSYKRLIQPSIERELRNELTEKAEAQAIHIFSENLRNLLLQPPLKGKYVLGVDPAYRTGCKLAVVDETGKMLEVTAIYPHPPKPDVAKSKAVVKEILAKYPITIIAIGNGTASRETEQFIADVLSELKTDVAYVIVNEAGASVYSASEIARSEFPDLQVEQRSAVSIARRLQDPLSELVKIEPKAVGVGQYQHDVSQKKLSESLSFIVETAVNQVGVDVNTASASLMQYVSGLSKTVAENIVKVREENGQFTTRSQLKKIPRLGAKTYEQAIGFLRVPEAKNPFDATGIHPESYNIAEQILEVANINKKELGTQKAEEAIASLNVQELSNALGMGVVTIQDIVDTLKKPSRDPRDAFPQPLLKTDVLKMEDLQVGMELQGTVRNVVDFGAFVDIGVKQDGLVHISKLQKKRIKHPLEVVALGDIVTVWVEQIEVNKGRISLTMLPPEKQTIEK
- a CDS encoding SprT family protein produces the protein MNNEELQQLVMRISLEHFHKPFMHRAYFNTRLRTTGGRYLLQSHHIEINPTAYEMYGVSEVEGIILHELCHYHLHIEGKGYQHRDKDFRDLLKKVNAPRFCSALQKPTARSAKQRSQYKYACIKCHQLYVRKIRLNVKRYCCGKCSGQLKLVEQKKF